AATTATGACTGACCAAACGTTCAATATAGCGAAATACCGGCCGGCTGATCCCAAAAGCCCGTGTCAAAACGATCGGAATATAGATCATCAAAATGTTTTCAGGAAGTGAGGCTGCCCGGCTAATTAAATAACCAGAATTGAACATCAACGCTCCTGCACTAAAAAACGTTAAAAAACCTAAAAATAATGCTAAATACAACAAGCCCTTATACTTTTTCAGAAATGGTTTGACCCATTGATCTTTTTTATATAATTCTTGATTTGTTGGGGTATTTTCCATTATTCAGTCCCCCTCATTTGATTCATCAACCGCACATAGTAGCCGTTTTTTTCTGTTAGTTCAGCCAAAGTACCTGCCTCTACAAGCTGTCCTTTGTCCATTACTAAAATATAGTCCATTTCAGCCATCCAGTGCAAACGATGTGTCGCAAAAAAGACTAAATGCTCATCCATCAAAGGCAGCATTCTTTCTTTTAATTCTACTTCTGTTTCAATATCTAAGTGAGCAGTCGGCTCATCAAAGAGTAAAATACGACGTTCTTGATCTAAAAAAGCTCTGGCTAAAGCGATTCTTTGTGCTTGTCCACCACTTAATACCCGACCACTTTCACCGATCAGTGTATGCATGCCCTGATCCAAACTTGAAACAAGTCTCTGCAGACCAACTAATTCAATTGCCGCTGCCACCTGATCATCTGAAGCATCCGGCGTATAAAAACGAACGTTGTTTGCCAATGTATCTTGAAAAATATACGGTGTTTGAGGAATGTAAACGACCTGCTTTTGCCATTCTTTTTGCAAAAAATGTGGAATTGCTTGACCGTCAACCTCAATGATCGTGTCAACATCCGGTGCTAAAAAGCCGCTCAGCACATTGATCAAAGTCGATTTACCTGAACCGCTGGCACCGATGATCCCTATTTTTTGATAGCCTTTAGCATTGAAATCCAAGCCCTTCAATGCAGCTTGAGGTGCTTCTTCATAGCTATACGTTAATTGTTCAACAGATAATTCACTCAACGCTGTCCAATCACCTAGAGAAAGCTTATCAGTCTCTTGTGCCTCGCTTAAATCTAACACTGCCTGAATCGCTTGAAACGCATTTTTCCCGTCTAAGGTTGCATGATAATCACTAGCAAAATCACGTACCGGTAAAAAGAATTCCGGTGCTAAAATCAACGTCGTCAAAGCAGGGAACAGTAAAATCCCTCCATTTAACAAACTTAATCCTAAAAAGACTGCTACTACAGCAACTGATAATGTCGTAAAGAAGTCCAAAGCAAAGGTAGATAAAATAGCAATTTTAAGGGTACTCATTGTCGCACGTCTAAAACGCTCACTCGTATTATAGATACTACCGGCATATTTTTCACTCAAGCCGAATAATTTTAACGTATCGATTCCTCTCAACGAATCGATAAAATGATTCGATAATAATTGAAAGGCTTTATACTGTTTATCTGCTTTACTTTGCGCTGCATACCCTAAAATGATCATAAAAATAATGATCATTGGAAAAACGACTAGTAAAACTACACCGGAACGAATGTCTAGTGTAAAAATAAATATCAAGATCAACCAAGGAATGATCATCATATTCATGATTTTCATCAAAATCAAATGAAGATAATTTTCTGCCTGACTGATTCCTTCAAGTGCCATAGTGACCATATTACCGGTCCCATTTTTTTGAACGACTGTTGGTCCTAAACGAAAGATCTTTTGCAGCAGTTGTTCTCTCAACTCGCGCGAACGCGCATAACTGAAACGATCCAGCATTTTTTCTCGTACATAGGTTACAACATGTCTGCCTGTGTAAAATAAAAAGAAGAGGATGATTGCAGTCAGCTGATCACGAAGTTTGCCGCCTTCCCAAAGTCCAACGACTGCTTGAGCTAAGTAAAATGCTTGCCCGATTATAAAGACTGCTTGCAGGAGAGAAAAACCTGCAAGCAAAATCATCGTCTGTTTAATTTTAGGCATCTTTAAGATGGCTTTATCGATCATCCTTCATACCCCAAAGCAGCGATTGCCGGATGTTTGATTCGTTTTCTAAAGATATAATAGGACCAAGCGGTATATGCTAATACGAATGGCAAGATCGTCAACGATAACCAAGTCATTGTTTTTAACGTATACGGGCTGCTTGATGCATCTTTGATCAAGATGTCATAATAGCCTTCACTGCCGATCATCACACGTGGGAATAAGCCGCTAAATAATAAAGCAACTAATAGAACCAAGGTTAAACCGCTGGCAATAAACGCCACCATTTCTTTTTTCTTAAAGACACTGACATTTGCAACTACTGTCATAACAACGATTGCTAGAACAAGTACTAACGTCACAGCAAAATGATTGTCAAAGAAATCTGTTTTGAAATATAACAACGCTGCAAATACAACTAAACCAACATATAATACCCAGTAAAAGAATGAGGCATAATTACGTGCACGCTCTCTAACCGGACCTTCTGTTTTCAACGTAATATAGTTTAATCCATGCAAGTAGCATAATAAGGTCAACGCAACACCGCCGACAACAGAAAAGACATTGATATAATCAGTGAAAGTAGCCGACATATTGCCATCGACATCTAAAGGCATTCCCTGTACTAAGCTGATAAATAAAATGCCAAAGAAAAACGGTACTATGAAACTTCCGATCGAAAGTGTCCAGTTCCAGATTCTACGTCGTTTACCATCAGGCATCCGATGACGGAATTCAAATGACACACCACGAATGATCAAACCAACTAGAATAATGAATAAAATCAAGTAAAAGCCGCTAAATAGTGACGCATACCAGTATGGAAACGAAGCAAACATCGCACCACCTGCTGTTAATAACCAAACTTCATTGCCGTCCCAAACAGGTCCGATCGTTTGGATGATTTGTTCTTTTTCTTCTTCATCATGAGCTAATGTTTGAACCGACATTCCGACACCAAAGTCAAACCCTTCAAGGAAGAAGAAGCCTGAAAATAGAATACCGATCAATACAAACCACAGTAACTGCAATGTACTCATCCTTCAAAGACCTCCTTATCGAATGGATCTACTTCAGTCGCATTCGCTTGTGCTAATTTCTTTTCTTCATAATCAGGGCCTTTTTTCAGTTCAACAGTGATCAAGTAAACCATCACAGAACCAAGACCTGCAAAAAGAATAAAGTAAATAATGTTTGATGTTAATAATGAAGCAACAGAAACGTTTGGTGACACACTGTCTTCGATCGTAAACAATCCATAAACAGTCCAAGGATAACGACCCAATTCTGTGATCAACCAACCTGTTGTATTCGCTAAGAATGGAGCAAATGTACATAAAGCAACGATCCAAACCATCCAGCGTTTTTCATATAATGATGGTTTTTTCTTACGAGTAAAGAAGAGTCCTAGTGCTGAAACTAACAACATCAATACGCCAAAACCGGCCATTACTCTGAAACTCCAAAATAGTGTATTGACTGGCGGGAAGTAATCTCTATCACCATATTTTTCAATTAAATCTTTGTTCGCTGTTTCCATTCCATCAACAGAACCAGACAGACTATTATAAGATAAAATACTTAATACATATGGAATTTGGATTCCGAATACTTGTTTATGCTCTGCTTCGTCAGCCCAAGCAATCAACGTCCAGGCCGCAGGATCTCCAGAATCTTCATATGCACCTTCCATTGCTGCAAATTTCATTGGCTGTCCTTCGATCAAAGCTTTCATTTGTAAGTCCCCAGCTAATAAGACGCCTAAAGAACCAAACAATGCGATCCACATACCAATACGCATAGACACTTTATGGAAGCTGACATCACGCTTTTTCAAAATTTGGAACGCCGCCAAACCAGCAACGATCATTCCGCCCATTACGACCGCACCAGCCAATACGTGGCTAAATTCATACCAGACTTTCGGATTGGCGATCACCGCACCAAAATCGATCAATTCTGCCCGACCATTGTTCAGCGTATACCCCACTGGATGCTGCATGAAACTATTTGCTGCTAAGATCCAGAATGCTGACATCATTGAGCCAAAGACAACCAACCAAATAAATGTTAAATGTAATTTGGGACTTACTTTATCCCAAGTAAAAATCCATAATCCTAAAAATGTAGATTCTAAAAAGAATGCAAGTAGCGCTTCAATAGCTAAAGGAGCACCAAAAATATCTCCTACAAATCGTGAATAATCAGACCAGTTCATACCAAACTGGAACTCTTGAATAATACCTGTGACCACACCTACTGCAAAACTCAATAGAAAAATGTTGCCCCAAAACTTCGCCATTTTACGATAACGCTCATCTTTTTTCACTACATACATCGTTTCCATCACTGCAACAACAAGTGCTAATCCTATTGAAAATGGCACGAAGAAAAAGTGAAAGACTGTGGTCATCGCAAATTGGAATCTTGCTAATGATACAATATCAAACATCAATAATCCCCCTTGTTTTTTACTGTCTCCACACAAAGAAAGAAGCCGATTCTACTCGAATGAAGGAGTCATTTGTACAGTTGGTTGGTGCTGCAAAATGAGAGTCAGACCGCGAATAAAATAAACTTACTTATGAACTAAATGTGAAAACTGTTTTTATTAAATTTAGAATGATTCCAATTTAGAGTATACTCCTTTATTTAGAAAATTCAAATGTTTCCGTTCATTTCTCATCAAAAGATGCCTACTTTTCTTGAAAAAATCAGAAAATGAATGAAACTTCTCATAATCGGGAAAATAGAAGACTTTCAACTGAAGATTTCTATTATTACTTTAGCCGATAAACTATCGATTTCAACTGAAGATTTCTATTATTACTTTAGCCGATAAACTATCGATTTCAACTGAATTAACTCTAGTTAAATAAAGTTTAGTTTCCCTATCTTTCTTTTTTTGGATAATCTATATACTTATAGACTTTTTTTATTTTATCTTGTTTTATTTTAGTGATCGTCTCTTCCGGGAAATGCTTGATCACTCCTTGCTTTTCCAGCTCTTCGATCATTGCCGTCAACTGATAAAATTCAGTCAGCATTTGCTCTTCGTTTGTTTCATCTGCTCTAGAAGGATGGTGGTCTTTAAAACCAAAACGAATTGCTTTTGACAATGCTTGTTGAACCTCGGCACATTCTTCCATTGCAACTAAAGCTAAGTACTCATTTTTTTTCATCCGTTTTCCTCTTTCTTAAGTCTTGTCCTGAAAATAGTCTTGATAAATAGGAACCGCTTCTTCTTTTAGTACACCGCTCACTACTTGCGGACGATTTGGGCTCCTTAAAAAAATTTCTTCACTGCCGATCATAATATTAAAACCTGCAATCGTTGCCAGTTCATCGTGAGACAAGCTATATACCATCCGACCTAAACAACTCCAAACCATAGCTCCTGCACACATACAACAAGGTTCACAGCTTGTGTAAAGAGTATATTCACGTAAATCAGAAAGCTTTTCTGTTGTACAAAAATCACGAATCAGTCCTAACTCTGCATGATAAGTAGGATCATTTTCTGTATGAATACGGTTCTCACCAGTCATGATCACTTCATTGTCTTTTACCAGTAAAGCACCAAACGGTTCATTTCCTCTTTTAGCGGCATCTTCTGCAAGTTCCAGTGCCTGCCTCATGAAGCTGATATCTAATTGTTTTTGAGAGTCACTCATTTTTTCCCCTCCAAACCTCATCTTTTCTATCCACTCAAAGTATAGCATGCTTAACAAAAAAAGTGTGAAACAAAACGAACAATCCGTTTTGTTTCACACTTTAAATCAAATACTGTAATGCTCAGAGTGCAGAGAATTTTTTACTAAGCAAACTTAGCAGCAAATTCGCTAAATTGTTTACCAACACTTGCCAAAAAGTCTTTTGTCCCTTCATTGTTAGGTTCAAGGTTTTCATCAAATAATTTATCAGATTGACCGATGTAAACTTCTGGTTGTTGCATTGTCGGCATATCTAAGAAAACTAATGATTGACGCAATACATGGTTAGCCAATACACCTGAAATGCCTGAAATAGATTGTGAAGCAACTAAGGCTGGTTTACCACCCCAAACGCTTTGACCCCATGGTCTTGAAGCAACATCTAATGCATTTTTCAATGCTGCTGTAATACTTCTATTATGTTCTGGTGTTACAAAGATAAATGCATCTTGCGCTGCTACTTCATTTCTAAACGTTGTATATGCTTCTGGAGAATTTTCATCGTAGTCTTGGTTGTACAATGGTAAATCTTTGATATTCAAAAAAGATACCTCTGCATCTGCGGGAAGACCTTTTACAATCGCTTTTGCCACAGCTTCTGAATAAGAATTTTTTCTAGTAGATCCTACAATTACACCATATTTTGTCATAAGTTTATTCCCCCAAACACTTACTAAAAGTAAGTTTATTTTATATACTGAGTATACCCCCAGTTTCAAAAAAATTCAAGCATAAAAATTTAAATAACGAAATTATTTTTTACTTACAGATCAAATACGCTGATAATCAAGCCAAAGAATAGATTATTACCTATATAAATAACGATAGTTATTTTAATGTTTTGCTTTCTTTATAGACTCACTAGTCCATTCGAATAAAAAAAGGC
This sequence is a window from Enterococcus wangshanyuanii. Protein-coding genes within it:
- the cydD gene encoding thiol reductant ABC exporter subunit CydD, coding for MIDKAILKMPKIKQTMILLAGFSLLQAVFIIGQAFYLAQAVVGLWEGGKLRDQLTAIILFFLFYTGRHVVTYVREKMLDRFSYARSRELREQLLQKIFRLGPTVVQKNGTGNMVTMALEGISQAENYLHLILMKIMNMMIIPWLILIFIFTLDIRSGVVLLVVFPMIIIFMIILGYAAQSKADKQYKAFQLLSNHFIDSLRGIDTLKLFGLSEKYAGSIYNTSERFRRATMSTLKIAILSTFALDFFTTLSVAVVAVFLGLSLLNGGILLFPALTTLILAPEFFLPVRDFASDYHATLDGKNAFQAIQAVLDLSEAQETDKLSLGDWTALSELSVEQLTYSYEEAPQAALKGLDFNAKGYQKIGIIGASGSGKSTLINVLSGFLAPDVDTIIEVDGQAIPHFLQKEWQKQVVYIPQTPYIFQDTLANNVRFYTPDASDDQVAAAIELVGLQRLVSSLDQGMHTLIGESGRVLSGGQAQRIALARAFLDQERRILLFDEPTAHLDIETEVELKERMLPLMDEHLVFFATHRLHWMAEMDYILVMDKGQLVEAGTLAELTEKNGYYVRLMNQMRGTE
- the cydB gene encoding cytochrome d ubiquinol oxidase subunit II, translating into MSTLQLLWFVLIGILFSGFFFLEGFDFGVGMSVQTLAHDEEEKEQIIQTIGPVWDGNEVWLLTAGGAMFASFPYWYASLFSGFYLILFIILVGLIIRGVSFEFRHRMPDGKRRRIWNWTLSIGSFIVPFFFGILFISLVQGMPLDVDGNMSATFTDYINVFSVVGGVALTLLCYLHGLNYITLKTEGPVRERARNYASFFYWVLYVGLVVFAALLYFKTDFFDNHFAVTLVLVLAIVVMTVVANVSVFKKKEMVAFIASGLTLVLLVALLFSGLFPRVMIGSEGYYDILIKDASSSPYTLKTMTWLSLTILPFVLAYTAWSYYIFRKRIKHPAIAALGYEG
- a CDS encoding cytochrome ubiquinol oxidase subunit I, with translation MFDIVSLARFQFAMTTVFHFFFVPFSIGLALVVAVMETMYVVKKDERYRKMAKFWGNIFLLSFAVGVVTGIIQEFQFGMNWSDYSRFVGDIFGAPLAIEALLAFFLESTFLGLWIFTWDKVSPKLHLTFIWLVVFGSMMSAFWILAANSFMQHPVGYTLNNGRAELIDFGAVIANPKVWYEFSHVLAGAVVMGGMIVAGLAAFQILKKRDVSFHKVSMRIGMWIALFGSLGVLLAGDLQMKALIEGQPMKFAAMEGAYEDSGDPAAWTLIAWADEAEHKQVFGIQIPYVLSILSYNSLSGSVDGMETANKDLIEKYGDRDYFPPVNTLFWSFRVMAGFGVLMLLVSALGLFFTRKKKPSLYEKRWMVWIVALCTFAPFLANTTGWLITELGRYPWTVYGLFTIEDSVSPNVSVASLLTSNIIYFILFAGLGSVMVYLITVELKKGPDYEEKKLAQANATEVDPFDKEVFEG
- a CDS encoding nucleoside deaminase, which produces MSDSQKQLDISFMRQALELAEDAAKRGNEPFGALLVKDNEVIMTGENRIHTENDPTYHAELGLIRDFCTTEKLSDLREYTLYTSCEPCCMCAGAMVWSCLGRMVYSLSHDELATIAGFNIMIGSEEIFLRSPNRPQVVSGVLKEEAVPIYQDYFQDKT
- a CDS encoding NADPH-dependent FMN reductase, whose product is MTKYGVIVGSTRKNSYSEAVAKAIVKGLPADAEVSFLNIKDLPLYNQDYDENSPEAYTTFRNEVAAQDAFIFVTPEHNRSITAALKNALDVASRPWGQSVWGGKPALVASQSISGISGVLANHVLRQSLVFLDMPTMQQPEVYIGQSDKLFDENLEPNNEGTKDFLASVGKQFSEFAAKFA